The following is a genomic window from Rhodoligotrophos defluvii.
AGCGCGCTAGAGAAATACAAAGTAGAAGATATGGACGACGGTGGCATGGGTAGTGTAAAACGAGAGGGCGTAGAAGAATCAAGAGAGAGGCCTTATGAAATGATTTCAAGTACAGAGGCAGTTGACGTGGACGGTACGCCGGTTTTCTTATCCCTGTTTGTCGATGATCACTGCCATTTGGCCGAATTAGATGTGTGGAAAGGTGATTTTTCTCCCGTCATTGGCCCAATTAAGCTGAAAGGAGACGTTTAGTAATTTCGGCCATGAAGTAGGAAGGTTCTCTTAAGAGGCTGAAGCTCAACCCATTAATTCGAACTCCGGCGGATTTTGGTAGGCTGCGGACACTTATGGCGGCTGCACCGGCGGTGCCCAGCCCGGGCCGCACGCGGTCACGCAAGTGTCCGGCATCAAGAACGCCACCTATTGCTATGACGCCAATGGCAACATGACCTCGGGCGATGGCAAGATGGTGAGCTACACCGCCTTCGACATGGCGTCCCTGATCAGCAAGGGCGGCAAGTCGGTGGCCATCACCTATGGGCCCGACCGGGCCCGCTACAAGCGGGTGGACACGGGCACCACCGGCACGGTGACCACGCTGTATATCGGCGGCAAGGCCATGGAGCGCATCGACCGTGGCGGGGTGATCGAGACCAAGCACTATATCGGCGACTTTGCGGTGGTGACCACCTCGGGCACCACCACGCAGACCAGCTATCTCCTGCGCGACCACTTGGGCTCGGTGGATGTGATCACCGACGAGGCCGGCGCCGTGCTCGAGCGCATGAGCTTCGATGCCTGGGGCAAGCGGCGGGAGGTCAACTGGCAGGCCATGGCGGATGCGACCGCCTATGTCCCCCTGGTCACCACCCGCGGCTTCACCGGGCATGAGCAGCTCGATCCGGTGGGCCTCGTGCACATGAACGGCCGGGTCTATGACCCGGAGCTCGGCCGCTTCCTGTCGGCGGATCCCTTCCTGCAGGATGTCTCCAACCTGCAGGCCTGGAACCGCTACTCGTACGTGCTCAACAACCCGCTCTCCATGACCGATCCGACCGGGTTCTTCTTCGGCAAGATCTTCAAGGCGCTCGGCAACTTCCTGAAAGGCGCATTCAAGGCGATCTCGTCCATCGTCAAGGCGGTGATCAAGGCCATTGGTAACACCCCGCTCTTGCGGGCGGCGATCCAAGCCGTGGCCTGTGCCAATCCAGCCGCGGTATTCACCTGCGTGCCGGTGGCAGGCGCTCTAACCTTGGCGGCAGGGGGATCCATCACAGACGCGTTACAAGCCATGGCGTTCAGCATTGCCAGTATGGGCGGAGCGGGCTTGGCGCAAGGCCTCGCCGGCGCTGTGCAGGGCCTGACCGAGATGGGCAGCGCCCTGTTGCAGAGCGCCGGGAATGGCGTGGTGAGCGGCGCGCTGTCGGTGGCGCAAGGCGGCTCGTTCCTCAGTGGCTTTGCCGCGGGCAGCATCGGCACCTTCAGCAATCTCGGTGGGGGCGTCCTGACCGGGAACAACGAGTTCATGAGCAACGTGATCTCGGTTGCCGGTGGCGGCATTGCCGCGGAGGTCACCGGCGGCAAGTTCGTCAACGGCGCCGCCACAGCCGCCTTCGCCATCGCCGGCCGCGCCATGTTCGACGGCGCTGGGTCTGCTGTCAGTGTAAATGAAGTTCAGGTAGAAGTACTAATCGAGCCTGCGATGTCCCAAAATCTACCGGGACAACCGGGTTATACTCGTACACCGCTACTACAGGGTCCGGGAGGAGGGCGCACAGCTTTCTACGGCGGTAGGGCTGGAGATGATGCTGCAAAGAT
Proteins encoded in this region:
- a CDS encoding RHS repeat domain-containing protein codes for the protein MSGIKNATYCYDANGNMTSGDGKMVSYTAFDMASLISKGGKSVAITYGPDRARYKRVDTGTTGTVTTLYIGGKAMERIDRGGVIETKHYIGDFAVVTTSGTTTQTSYLLRDHLGSVDVITDEAGAVLERMSFDAWGKRREVNWQAMADATAYVPLVTTRGFTGHEQLDPVGLVHMNGRVYDPELGRFLSADPFLQDVSNLQAWNRYSYVLNNPLSMTDPTGFFFGKIFKALGNFLKGAFKAISSIVKAVIKAIGNTPLLRAAIQAVACANPAAVFTCVPVAGALTLAAGGSITDALQAMAFSIASMGGAGLAQGLAGAVQGLTEMGSALLQSAGNGVVSGALSVAQGGSFLSGFAAGSIGTFSNLGGGVLTGNNEFMSNVISVAGGGIAAEVTGGKFVNGAATAAFAIAGRAMFDGAGSAVSVNEVQVEVLIEPAMSQNLPGQPGYTRTPLLQGPGGGRTAFYGGRAGDDAAKINAAVRDAVKSVIDFIVSPRGTAFPVPKGATGPVPVINQSGRQTGVAFTGGAGGANGQVDTLRLMYPTPPRGSSPGYPNGYVKYNNRLGQGVDPYTGRTLGNDRNHFLID
- a CDS encoding DUF6984 family protein; the protein is MRRALRYSEIEIMRRLAAGTRCENVIMSALEKYKVEDMDDGGMGSVKREGVEESRERPYEMISSTEAVDVDGTPVFLSLFVDDHCHLAELDVWKGDFSPVIGPIKLKGDV